Proteins from one Thermobifida alba genomic window:
- a CDS encoding MTH1187 family thiamine-binding protein, producing the protein MIVAFSVTPMGVGESVAPAVARAVRVVRDSGLPYRTDAMFTSVEGEWDEVMDVVRRAVEAAGEGAPRVSLVLKADIREGVTDGLTSKVEAVEALLREQ; encoded by the coding sequence ATGATTGTCGCGTTCTCTGTGACCCCGATGGGCGTCGGCGAGTCGGTGGCGCCCGCAGTGGCCCGTGCCGTCAGGGTGGTCCGGGACAGCGGACTGCCGTACCGCACCGACGCGATGTTCACCAGCGTCGAGGGCGAGTGGGACGAGGTGATGGATGTGGTCAGGCGTGCCGTCGAAGCCGCCGGAGAGGGCGCCCCCAGGGTCAGCCTGGTCCTCAAGGCCGACATCCGCGAAGGCGTCACCGATGGTCTGACCAGCAAGGTCGAAGCGGTCGAGGCCCTGTTGCGCGAGCAGTGA